The following are from one region of the Paenibacillus protaetiae genome:
- a CDS encoding glycosyl hydrolase family 18 protein, translating to MERFMPPQLQKILIALLMIPLLGTAAPTLHAAASAATNYRVYQNDKPLKEFAAEQQAIAYAKGYAYSHVEQITGRAWVWDNFPRYKIYQAGTSKTAWEYRTYSEALAAASKMSYVHIRDLQQPGWVYNSYPHFQLYQGTNTKNSWGFATLAAAKQEAKKWGNAHIIDLDSNTWVWDNLTAQQKTAQRAGSKNFVIVKENISGASDSYSFLYDAIQAANASGSANVYDTSTGKVVFSSYPTYDVLQNGKPIQSLISLTKAVAYAQYYANSEVVHNGETWWTNIPYLTVLQNGKKINAFSTREAAVSYAKGYANSAIQTADGRMIWSNAKSLVYLGWNGEVANQTVLAQASATQSLSIDSPTWFQLAASDGSLTDTSDGSVAKQLKDSGIQVTPLVHNQFDKAMTTAFLKNKAAQTSFINALTAKLVSLGVYGVNLDFENMAGSDRAAFTAFVSSLAKAVHDKGLKLSIDLPRGDKSWNAQTAIDQQALSGLVDTVIIMAYDEHWSGSDTPGSVAGLAWTEEGIKQYLAYGVPRSKLMLGIPFYVREWQLDGSGKLISNRAVLMKDVSTLIASTGASGIQDPVSGQTKYTYKKNGYTYMFWAETPETTAARINLAKKYDLAGVAAWRLGYEQPDLWTMMLRMKQS from the coding sequence ATGGAACGTTTTATGCCGCCGCAACTACAGAAAATACTGATCGCCCTGCTCATGATCCCGCTTCTTGGGACTGCCGCTCCGACGCTTCATGCAGCCGCATCTGCGGCAACCAATTACCGCGTATACCAGAACGACAAGCCGCTTAAGGAGTTTGCAGCCGAGCAGCAGGCCATCGCTTATGCCAAAGGGTATGCCTACAGCCATGTGGAGCAAATTACGGGACGAGCCTGGGTGTGGGACAACTTTCCGCGCTACAAAATTTATCAGGCGGGAACTTCGAAGACGGCTTGGGAATACCGCACTTATTCGGAGGCGTTGGCCGCCGCAAGCAAAATGTCCTACGTACATATAAGAGATTTGCAGCAGCCGGGATGGGTTTATAATTCTTATCCGCACTTCCAGCTGTATCAAGGCACAAACACGAAAAACAGCTGGGGATTCGCTACGCTTGCGGCCGCCAAGCAGGAAGCGAAAAAATGGGGCAATGCCCACATTATCGACCTGGATTCGAATACGTGGGTATGGGATAACTTGACAGCACAGCAAAAAACCGCCCAGCGTGCAGGCAGCAAAAACTTTGTGATCGTTAAAGAAAACATTTCTGGCGCATCGGACAGCTATTCGTTTTTGTACGATGCCATCCAAGCTGCGAATGCATCCGGTTCAGCCAATGTATATGATACGTCCACAGGCAAAGTTGTCTTCTCCTCGTATCCGACCTATGACGTGCTGCAAAACGGCAAGCCGATCCAATCGCTGATCAGCTTGACGAAAGCTGTTGCTTACGCCCAATATTACGCCAACAGCGAAGTGGTCCATAACGGCGAAACATGGTGGACCAACATCCCTTACTTGACCGTCCTCCAGAACGGCAAAAAAATTAACGCCTTCTCTACCCGCGAGGCCGCTGTGAGCTATGCAAAAGGTTACGCTAACAGCGCCATTCAGACCGCTGACGGGCGCATGATTTGGAGCAATGCCAAATCGCTTGTATATTTAGGCTGGAACGGCGAAGTGGCGAACCAGACCGTACTGGCGCAGGCTTCCGCTACGCAAAGCTTGTCCATTGATTCGCCGACATGGTTCCAGCTCGCCGCTTCTGACGGCAGCCTGACGGATACATCGGATGGTTCCGTCGCCAAACAGCTGAAGGACAGCGGCATTCAAGTAACTCCGCTGGTCCATAACCAGTTCGACAAGGCGATGACGACCGCATTTTTAAAAAATAAAGCGGCGCAGACGAGCTTTATTAACGCACTGACGGCCAAGCTAGTATCGCTTGGCGTGTACGGTGTCAATCTCGATTTTGAAAATATGGCTGGCAGCGACCGCGCCGCTTTCACGGCCTTTGTCTCTTCTCTTGCCAAAGCGGTGCATGACAAAGGGCTGAAGCTGTCGATTGATTTGCCGCGCGGCGACAAAAGCTGGAACGCCCAAACGGCCATCGACCAGCAGGCGCTGTCGGGGCTTGTGGATACCGTCATTATTATGGCTTATGACGAGCACTGGAGCGGCAGCGATACCCCCGGTTCAGTAGCCGGCCTTGCGTGGACCGAGGAAGGGATCAAGCAGTATCTCGCTTACGGGGTTCCGCGCAGCAAGCTGATGCTTGGCATTCCTTTTTATGTGCGGGAATGGCAGCTGGACGGCAGCGGCAAGCTGATCAGCAACCGCGCGGTGCTGATGAAAGATGTGAGCACTTTGATTGCTTCCACCGGAGCCTCCGGCATTCAGGACCCTGTATCCGGCCAAACGAAATATACGTATAAGAAAAACGGCTATACGTATATGTTTTGGGCCGAAACGCCGGAAACGACTGCAGCTCGCATCAATTTAGCCAAAAAATACGATCTGGCAGGCGTAGCCGCCTGGCGGCTCGGTTACGAGCAGCCTGATTTGTGGACGATGATGCTTCGCATGAAGCAGTCTTGA